In the genome of Candidatus Limnocylindrales bacterium, the window AGGCTCCCTCCAATAAACGCTGGGTAATAAAGTCGTTGAATCGACTCACAACAATTCCAAACCGAAAACCCTCAGCCGATAATTTACCTTCCAGTATTTTAGGCATAATTCCTCGTGGAGCAGTAAACAGTGGGTAGTACTTTGTTTACCCAGTTTTATTTAACTTTTAAGTGGCCCTCACCCCCGACCTCTCTCCCACAAGGGGAGAGAGGAGTTAGGACATGGGCAATTTCCAGGTTCCCTCTTCCCAATGCGGGAAGAGGACTAGAAAAACTACCTCTGAAAACTCTTGTTTTTCCCGACCCTGTTCCGGATCAAGGGGAATAGAACGCGTTCTCAAGGAATCCTGAAGATCACTCCAACTTATTTACCACTCCCTACCTGATAGCCTACCACCTACCGCTTACGGCCCACCGTCTAAAAACCCATGTTCGACCAGGAAAGCCAGATCTATGGAACGCTGCTTAGATTCCGGCCGACCTTGAAGAAGTTTCTCCACATAACGTCCTAAGATATCTGTTTCCAGATTAACCGTATCCCCTACTTTTTTAAAACCCAAGGTTGTTTTGGCCGCAGTAAAGGGTACAATAGCAACCGAAAAACCATTCGAAGAGGTCTGAATAACAGTTAAACTAATTCCATCTACTGCTATTGAGCCCTTCGGTACTATATAACATAGTAATTCTTCAGGAGCTGAAATAGTGAGAAAAATAGTATTTTCCTTAACTTGTTTACTTAAAATTTGACCTGTTCCATCTACATGCCCTAAAACCAGATGCCCACCCAGCCGATCTGTTAACTTAAGAGATCTCTCCAGATTAACCGGGTCGCCACTTCTCAGGTCCTTTAAATTAGAAACCCGCAAGGTTTCCAGAGAGATATCCGCGCAGAAAGTAGACGAAGTAATCTCTGTGACGGTCAGACAAACCCCATTGACCGAGATACTATCCCCTAATTTCATATCTTCGAGGACCGTTTTAGCCCCAACCTTCAATATATAACTATTTCCTCGAGAAATAATTTCTCGAATGGTACCTATCTCTTCAATAATGCCGGTAAACATAATTATCTCTGAAGTAAAAATGTGGGTAAAGATCCGTCTACCTGGGGTTAGGTTATTAAATATGTACATATCCCTCGATCATCACATCTTCCCCCAGCATCCTGGTTTGTATCTGATATAAAGGAATAGCTTCTGAAAGATTTAAGATTCCTTCTCCCCCTACCGGGGTAGGTGCATTCCGACCCCCGATAATTTTGGGAGCAATAAAACAGATGACCTTATCGACCAGGTTTTCTTCAAATGCCGAAGCATTAATCTCGGCTCCTCCCTCGATCAGGAGAGAAGAAATTTCCATCTGACCTAGCTGCTCCAAAACGGATCGAAGAAGGACTTTTCCCCGATCATTTCTTTTAACCGAAAAAACCAAAGCCCCTTGGGCTTCCAGATGTTTCCTTTTCTCCACAGGAGCCGACTCCAGGGTAAAAATCAAGGTTTTTGCTACAGGATCTTTATCTAAAACCCGGGCTTCTAAAGGTATACGCAACGTGCTATCTATAATAACCCGATGGGGGTTACGTCCTGACCGGTTTTCTAAACGAACGGTTAACAAAGGGTCATCTTTTATGACCGTATTAATCCCCACCATTACGGCATCCAATTCACTCCGTAACCGATGAACCCATTCCCGGGATTGCGGACGGGTAATATATTTGGACTCCCCGGACACGGTTGCAATTTTACCATCCAGACTCATGGCCATTTTACAGACAACAAAAGGTTGTCCGGTTGTAATATATTTGATAAAAGCTTCATTTAACTTTCGGGCTTCGTTTTCTAAAATCCCCACCTGAACTTCGATTCCTGCTGCCCGAAGTTCCTGGATTCCCCGCCCCTTTACTTTTGGATTTGGATCTTCCATAGCCACAACAACTCTTCGAATCCCTGCCTGGATAATACGACCGACACAGGGGGGAGTTCTTCCGTAATGGCAACAGGGTTCTAGATTCACATAGAGCGTGGCTCCTTGACTTTTTTCCCCCGCGTCTAGAAGCGCTTCGATTTCAGCATGGGGTTTTCCAGCTTTCTGATGATATCCTCTTCCCACAATTTCCCCATTTCGAACTACGACACTTCCTACCATGGGGTTTGGGCTGGTGCAACCCCGACCTTTTTCAGCCAACTCCAGGGCTGCCTGCATAAATAGAAAATCTTGATGTTCCATAACCGCTGTTTTTTCTGCTTGTGTTTTATAAACTAATTATACATTCTACCCAGGTTCATAGCAAGTTATGCCCGGGTATTGGAACTGTAACAATTCGTTACTAGGAGGCTGAAAGATCTTGGGACAGGGCCCTGGGAGCTCCAAACAGCTCGTTTCTATGGGATTTTACCCTTTATTTGATACGTATAGCATACCCCCCTTACCGTCCGGTTGTATTCTAAGCTAGAAAGAGAATAATCCCGGATTTATTTTTTTATTGACCCGGGTTCGTTCAACACTTTATTCTGATTTAAGTCTGGATTGCAGATTCATCACCATCACAGTTTTACTGTTCCGAGGCGTGCATGGGTAACTTTTCTAAGACAAGAAACGGCAAGTGGTGTGTGCTTGCAGCGGCCGTCTTGTGGGGTACAACCGGAACTGCTCAAGCTTTTGCTCCCCAGGGAGCCCAACCGGCGGTAGTCGGTACCGTACGTTTGGTCATTGGGAGTTTTGCCTTACTGATTCTGGCTGCAGTACGGGGAAAGTTATCTCATCAAAACCGCTGGTCAGTTGTCCCCACATTTTTGGCCGCCGGTAGTATGGCAGCCTATCAATTTTGCTTCTTCAACGGGGTTGCCAGGACGGGGGTGGCCGTAGGGACTATTGTCGCTATTGGAAGTGCTCCCATTTTCGCCGGTTTTCTGAGTTTCCTCATCAACAAAGAATACCCAGAACCGAAATGGATCACAGCAACCCTGCTGACTATTATGGGTTGTAGTTTATTACTTCTTCCTGGGGGTCATGTGATTTTTAATCCTTTGGGTGTAGGTTTAGCGTTGGGCGCCGGAGTTGCCTATGCCATGTTTACAGTAATCAGTAAACGATTACTTAAAGAACACCCCTCGGAGGCTGTGATGGCAATTACCTTCTGTTTGGGAGCCGCTTTACTCTCCCCCTTGCTATTTACTGCCGATTTAAACTGGCTAACACAACCCCGTGGTCTGGCCGTAGCCTTACATTTGGGCTTTATTGCAACCGGAGCTGCCTATGCTTTGTTTGCTCAAGGTTTGATAACCGTTCCTGCAGCCAGAGCCGTCACTTTATCCCTTGCCGAACCCCTTACAGCCGGTACTCTGGGTATCATTGTCCTTGGTGAACGACTTACCTTGTTGGGTATCGCAGGAATTGGATTGATCCTGATCGGATTAACACTCCTTTCGGTGGGAAAAGATTCTCTTTCCATTAGATCCCCTTGACACAGGTCCGACCATGAATAGAAATTTATAAGACAGGAACTGAGCCTAAAATAATTCTTATCGTAACTGTTCATCCTCGTCCCAACCCTCTCCCAAGTTGTGGGAGCTTTTAAGGGTAGGTTTTTTGTAAATATAAATATTAATTGATGGGTGCCCCTATCCTTTCCCCATTCCTTCCCCCTTTTACAAGGGAGATAACTTTGACTGCAACGTTCCTTTCCCCCCTTCCCAGCGTGGAAAGG includes:
- a CDS encoding riboflavin synthase: MFTGIIEEIGTIREIISRGNSYILKVGAKTVLEDMKLGDSISVNGVCLTVTEITSSTFCADISLETLRVSNLKDLRSGDPVNLERSLKLTDRLGGHLVLGHVDGTGQILSKQVKENTIFLTISAPEELLCYIVPKGSIAVDGISLTVIQTSSNGFSVAIVPFTAAKTTLGFKKVGDTVNLETDILGRYVEKLLQGRPESKQRSIDLAFLVEHGFLDGGP
- the ribD gene encoding bifunctional diaminohydroxyphosphoribosylaminopyrimidine deaminase/5-amino-6-(5-phosphoribosylamino)uracil reductase RibD; the protein is MEHQDFLFMQAALELAEKGRGCTSPNPMVGSVVVRNGEIVGRGYHQKAGKPHAEIEALLDAGEKSQGATLYVNLEPCCHYGRTPPCVGRIIQAGIRRVVVAMEDPNPKVKGRGIQELRAAGIEVQVGILENEARKLNEAFIKYITTGQPFVVCKMAMSLDGKIATVSGESKYITRPQSREWVHRLRSELDAVMVGINTVIKDDPLLTVRLENRSGRNPHRVIIDSTLRIPLEARVLDKDPVAKTLIFTLESAPVEKRKHLEAQGALVFSVKRNDRGKVLLRSVLEQLGQMEISSLLIEGGAEINASAFEENLVDKVICFIAPKIIGGRNAPTPVGGEGILNLSEAIPLYQIQTRMLGEDVMIEGYVHI
- a CDS encoding DMT family transporter — protein: MGNFSKTRNGKWCVLAAAVLWGTTGTAQAFAPQGAQPAVVGTVRLVIGSFALLILAAVRGKLSHQNRWSVVPTFLAAGSMAAYQFCFFNGVARTGVAVGTIVAIGSAPIFAGFLSFLINKEYPEPKWITATLLTIMGCSLLLLPGGHVIFNPLGVGLALGAGVAYAMFTVISKRLLKEHPSEAVMAITFCLGAALLSPLLFTADLNWLTQPRGLAVALHLGFIATGAAYALFAQGLITVPAARAVTLSLAEPLTAGTLGIIVLGERLTLLGIAGIGLILIGLTLLSVGKDSLSIRSP